From the genome of Lentilactobacillus buchneri, one region includes:
- a CDS encoding replication-associated recombination protein A, with protein sequence MQQPLAYRMRPTKLEEIVGQQDLVGPGKIIDRMVRAKMLSSMILYGPPGTGKTSIASAIAGSTKYAFRVLNAATDTKKDLQVVAEEAKMSGTVVLLLDEIHRLDKTKQDFLLPLLESGSIILIGATTENPYININPAIRSRTQIFEVHPLTPTDIQKALNRALNDKEKGLGNYPVSITKEALNFLATATNGDLRSSLNALELAVKSTPKNDQGKIAVTQAIVEECLQRKALNSDKNGDAHYDVISAFQKSIRGSDTDAALHYAGRLIESGDLVSIMRRLLVIAYEDVGLANPGACQRTVAAVDAARQLGLPEARIPLANAIIELCLSPKSNSAMAAIDGAVSDIRSGNYGDVPLHLKDAHYQGAKKLGRGVTYKYPHDFPNDWVKQQYLPDKIKNAQYYHPKENGRIEAAFKEQYAKLRKSAGHK encoded by the coding sequence ATGCAACAACCCCTTGCCTATCGAATGCGACCGACCAAGCTTGAAGAAATTGTCGGCCAGCAGGATTTAGTCGGCCCAGGTAAAATAATCGACCGGATGGTGCGTGCCAAGATGCTGTCGTCAATGATTTTATATGGGCCGCCGGGAACTGGGAAAACCAGCATTGCCAGCGCCATTGCCGGCTCGACCAAATATGCATTTCGAGTTCTCAACGCTGCTACCGACACCAAAAAAGATTTACAGGTTGTCGCCGAGGAAGCCAAGATGAGCGGCACGGTCGTCCTGTTGCTCGATGAAATTCATCGACTCGATAAAACAAAACAAGATTTTCTATTGCCATTACTTGAAAGCGGCTCAATTATTTTAATTGGGGCCACCACTGAGAACCCATACATTAACATCAATCCGGCCATTCGATCGCGAACCCAAATTTTTGAGGTACATCCCCTCACCCCAACTGATATTCAAAAAGCCCTCAATCGCGCGTTAAACGACAAAGAAAAAGGTTTGGGTAATTATCCGGTGTCGATTACCAAAGAAGCGTTAAACTTTTTGGCAACTGCCACTAATGGTGATTTGCGCTCATCGTTAAATGCCTTGGAACTTGCAGTGAAGTCGACACCCAAAAATGATCAGGGAAAAATCGCCGTCACCCAGGCAATCGTCGAGGAATGCCTTCAGCGAAAAGCACTCAATTCCGATAAAAATGGTGATGCCCATTACGACGTCATTTCTGCTTTTCAAAAATCGATTCGCGGCTCGGATACGGATGCAGCCCTACATTATGCCGGCAGATTGATTGAATCCGGTGACTTGGTTTCGATCATGCGGCGATTACTGGTAATTGCCTATGAAGATGTCGGCCTGGCTAATCCAGGAGCATGTCAAAGAACGGTTGCTGCTGTTGACGCTGCGCGTCAACTGGGGCTTCCCGAAGCACGAATTCCACTTGCTAACGCAATCATTGAGCTTTGTTTAAGTCCCAAGTCCAATTCCGCGATGGCCGCAATTGATGGTGCCGTAAGTGACATTCGATCCGGTAACTATGGTGATGTCCCACTGCACCTCAAAGATGCGCATTATCAAGGTGCCAAGAAACTTGGCCGCGGGGTGACCTACAAATACCCCCACGATTTTCCCAACGACTGGGTTAAACAACAATACCTGCCTGATAAAATCAAAAATGCTCAGTATTACCACCCGAAAGAAAACGGTCGAATTGAGGCCGCGTTTAAAGAACAATATGCCAAGCTTAGAAAATCTGCCGGTCATAAATAG
- the rpsD gene encoding 30S ribosomal protein S4 yields the protein MSRYTGPSWRISRRLGISLSGTGKELSRRPYAPGDHGQGRRSKLSEYGLQLHEKQKLRYMYGLTERQFSNLFVRAGKIREGKHGVNFMILLEERLDNMVYRLGLATTRRQARQLVNHGHITVDGKRVDIPSYEVQPGQVISVREKSKDLQVIKDAVEAVVGRPQYVSFDADKLEGSLVRLPQREELDADIDESLIVEYYNKLG from the coding sequence ATGTCAAGATATACAGGTCCAAGTTGGAGAATTTCACGTCGTTTGGGTATCTCTTTGTCAGGTACTGGTAAAGAACTCTCACGTCGTCCTTATGCTCCTGGTGATCACGGTCAAGGCCGTCGTTCAAAACTTTCAGAATATGGTTTGCAATTACACGAAAAGCAAAAGCTTCGTTACATGTACGGACTGACTGAACGTCAATTCAGTAACTTGTTCGTTCGTGCCGGCAAGATCCGTGAAGGTAAGCATGGTGTTAACTTCATGATCTTACTTGAAGAGCGTTTGGATAACATGGTTTATCGTTTAGGTTTGGCCACTACTCGTCGTCAAGCTCGTCAATTAGTAAACCATGGCCACATCACTGTTGATGGCAAACGTGTTGATATTCCATCATATGAAGTTCAACCTGGTCAAGTAATCTCTGTTCGTGAGAAGTCTAAAGACCTCCAAGTTATCAAGGATGCTGTTGAAGCTGTTGTGGGTCGTCCACAATACGTCAGCTTCGATGCAGACAAGCTTGAAGGATCATTGGTTCGTCTTCCACAACGTGAAGAACTTGATGCTGATATTGATGAATCACTGATTGTTGAATACTACAACAAGTTGGGTTAA